From Isachenkonia alkalipeptolytica, the proteins below share one genomic window:
- a CDS encoding efflux RND transporter permease subunit, translated as MQPFFETSTKYRKLILITFILMAGLSGLMMTGVDVNYDMTDYLPGDTQSTEAITVMEEEFAGDLPNARVLLNEVTLLEALEYKERIQNISGIRSVEWLDDVFGEDVLLTTPLAFFDASITDNYFRDQRALLELTVESGLESEAVGEIRELIGEENAVAGHAVNTAESQDMAFTEVFNALTILLPVILIILFIATSSWVEPFLYFITIGIAVLINMGTNLFIGEISFVTQTVSPILQLAVSLDYAIFLMHTFNDQKKTHEAKTAMINALRIVLPTIAASAATTIVGFSALMFMRFGIGSDLGLNLVKGISLSFLSVIFFLPALTLVAHGLIEKTKHRNFLPKFHKVGRGMVRIRIFFLIIALLVVIPSYFARSEVDFLYGTGDMAEGSRAGDDLERINQDFGTSNPLVLMIPKSQPGEEVTFTDELSALPHITGVVSYVTSVGPEIPRTFAPQEVTDQFYSDTYSRIILYLDLPAEGDRTFQVVNRILETADNAFDTYYLAGESASLLDMKEVIEADTRVVNLIAVAGIFLVILVTFKSLTIPLFLVLTIESAIWINLSFPYYTASPLSYVGYLIISTIQLGATVDYAILLTHNYLTDRKSLPKKEAMVKTLSENLVAILISAGILSFSGFILGLTSTNPIISELGILLGRGTFLSFSMVVLVLPALFLMFDRVIEKTTLKSDFYRNRKKEF; from the coding sequence GTGCAACCCTTTTTTGAAACCAGCACCAAATACCGAAAACTGATCCTGATCACCTTCATTCTTATGGCTGGCCTCAGCGGCTTAATGATGACCGGTGTTGATGTGAATTACGATATGACCGATTATCTCCCCGGGGATACCCAGTCCACGGAAGCCATCACCGTGATGGAAGAAGAGTTTGCGGGAGACCTTCCCAATGCCAGGGTACTGCTGAATGAGGTTACCTTACTGGAGGCCCTGGAATACAAGGAGAGGATTCAAAACATCTCCGGCATCCGCTCCGTGGAGTGGCTCGATGACGTCTTTGGAGAGGATGTTCTCCTTACTACCCCCTTGGCGTTTTTTGACGCGTCCATAACCGATAATTACTTTCGGGACCAACGAGCTCTTTTGGAGCTCACCGTGGAAAGCGGACTGGAGTCCGAAGCCGTGGGGGAAATCCGGGAATTGATCGGTGAGGAGAACGCCGTGGCGGGACATGCGGTCAATACCGCCGAAAGCCAGGATATGGCTTTTACAGAAGTCTTCAATGCCTTAACCATTCTCCTTCCCGTGATTCTCATCATCCTGTTTATCGCTACAAGCTCCTGGGTGGAGCCCTTTTTATACTTTATTACCATCGGTATTGCGGTGCTGATTAATATGGGAACCAACCTCTTTATCGGTGAGATCTCCTTTGTTACCCAGACCGTCAGTCCCATTCTGCAGCTGGCAGTTTCCTTGGACTATGCTATTTTTCTAATGCACACCTTTAATGATCAAAAGAAGACCCATGAGGCGAAAACCGCCATGATCAACGCCTTACGAATTGTTCTTCCCACCATCGCCGCCAGTGCCGCCACCACCATCGTCGGTTTTTCCGCCCTGATGTTCATGCGTTTCGGCATCGGCTCGGATCTGGGCCTGAATCTGGTAAAGGGCATATCCCTTAGCTTTCTCTCGGTGATCTTTTTCCTGCCGGCCCTGACCCTGGTGGCCCATGGACTTATTGAAAAAACCAAGCATCGAAACTTCCTGCCGAAATTTCATAAGGTGGGCCGGGGTATGGTGCGGATTCGGATCTTCTTTCTTATTATCGCCCTGCTGGTTGTTATCCCCAGTTACTTTGCCCGGTCGGAAGTGGATTTTCTTTACGGTACCGGGGATATGGCGGAGGGAAGCCGGGCGGGGGATGATCTGGAAAGAATCAACCAGGACTTCGGAACCTCCAATCCCCTGGTGCTTATGATTCCAAAATCCCAGCCCGGGGAAGAAGTAACCTTCACCGATGAGCTGTCCGCCCTCCCCCATATTACCGGTGTGGTCTCCTATGTCACCTCCGTGGGCCCGGAAATCCCCCGGACCTTTGCTCCCCAAGAGGTGACGGACCAGTTTTATTCCGATACCTATTCCCGGATCATTCTTTATCTTGACCTGCCCGCCGAAGGGGATCGAACCTTTCAGGTGGTCAACCGTATCCTTGAGACCGCAGACAACGCCTTCGACACCTATTATCTCGCCGGGGAAAGCGCCTCCCTTCTGGATATGAAGGAGGTTATCGAAGCGGATACCCGGGTGGTGAATCTGATCGCCGTTGCCGGGATCTTTCTGGTAATTCTGGTGACCTTTAAGTCCCTGACCATCCCCTTGTTCCTGGTTTTGACCATCGAATCCGCCATTTGGATCAATCTTTCCTTTCCCTATTACACAGCAAGCCCCCTCAGCTACGTGGGGTATCTGATCATCAGTACCATTCAGCTGGGGGCAACGGTGGATTATGCCATTTTATTAACCCACAACTATCTTACGGACCGGAAAAGCCTCCCCAAAAAGGAAGCCATGGTCAAGACCCTGTCGGAAAACCTGGTGGCCATCCTCATCTCCGCCGGAATCCTTTCCTTTTCCGGCTTTATCCTGGGACTTACCTCAACGAACCCTATTATTTCAGAGTTGGGTATTCTTCTCGGGAGAGGCACCTTTTTATCCTTCTCCATGGTGGTGCTGGTGCTTCCCGCCCTCTTTCTGATGTTCGACAGAGTCATTGAAAAAACCACGCTGAAAAGCGACTTTTATAGAAACCGAAAAAAGGAGTTTTAG
- a CDS encoding ABC transporter permease — protein MGLFSAAYVPAFVEIAKGDGARGMYEVMQNPAMTAMVGPTPVETGSEYTVGAMYAHTMVLFCGLIAMAVSMLHVAGHTRGEEEDGLTELIRSFQIGRQANSFAVTVETVFINILLALFIGGVMVSFGADTITTEGSFLFAATVGAAGIIGIAIALLLAQIMPTAAGAKGASLGLMGLMYIIRAGTDVSNVDLSMVNPLGWTYLTNPFTENNGMPLLYAFLFTGALVLIAYTLEGSRDMGAGYLPRREGRGKAKESLLSAQGLLLRINKGLVISWLVAFVLLGAAYGSIYGDMQAFIESNELISQMFLHSEVSLEESFTSTIMMVLIILVSILPIAMVNKLYASENGLYLSQLYATKVTRARFYWTNIALATAAGILGILVAAGGLGITAITVMDQNNTMEIMDFLAAGFNFLPSVLFFIGFSALLLGWVPKLGKLVYVYLIYSFFLNYFEGILDLPEWFLNTAVQSWIPRMPMESFELITFTVLTLISLSFMGIGYIGYKGRDLDERA, from the coding sequence GTGGGATTATTTTCTGCAGCCTACGTCCCTGCTTTTGTGGAAATTGCAAAGGGAGACGGCGCCCGGGGAATGTATGAGGTGATGCAAAATCCTGCAATGACGGCGATGGTAGGACCTACACCGGTAGAAACAGGCAGTGAATATACGGTGGGGGCCATGTATGCTCATACCATGGTATTATTTTGCGGTTTGATTGCCATGGCAGTGTCGATGTTGCATGTGGCAGGACATACCCGCGGGGAAGAAGAGGACGGTCTTACGGAACTGATACGCTCTTTTCAAATCGGTCGACAGGCCAATTCCTTCGCCGTAACGGTAGAAACCGTTTTTATAAACATTTTACTGGCTCTGTTTATTGGGGGCGTGATGGTCAGTTTCGGAGCAGATACCATTACGACGGAAGGCTCCTTCTTATTTGCAGCAACCGTCGGGGCAGCGGGGATCATCGGTATTGCTATTGCCCTTTTGCTAGCCCAGATCATGCCGACCGCTGCGGGGGCAAAGGGAGCCTCCTTGGGATTGATGGGTCTTATGTATATAATTCGTGCAGGGACCGATGTCTCGAATGTTGACTTATCCATGGTAAACCCCTTGGGGTGGACCTATTTGACCAACCCCTTTACGGAAAACAACGGAATGCCCCTGCTCTATGCCTTTCTTTTTACCGGGGCCTTAGTCCTGATTGCCTATACTTTGGAAGGATCCCGGGATATGGGGGCCGGCTATTTACCCCGGCGGGAAGGTCGGGGAAAGGCCAAGGAGTCCCTGCTTTCGGCGCAGGGATTGCTCCTTCGAATTAATAAAGGGCTGGTGATCAGCTGGTTGGTAGCTTTTGTGCTGTTGGGGGCGGCCTATGGGTCGATTTACGGAGACATGCAGGCCTTTATCGAGAGTAACGAATTAATCTCTCAGATGTTTTTGCATTCGGAAGTAAGCCTGGAAGAATCCTTTACAAGTACTATTATGATGGTGCTGATTATTCTGGTCTCCATCCTGCCCATTGCCATGGTGAACAAACTCTATGCTTCGGAAAACGGCCTATATCTAAGTCAACTCTATGCCACCAAAGTAACTCGGGCTCGATTTTATTGGACGAATATCGCCCTTGCCACCGCCGCCGGAATCCTGGGAATCCTTGTTGCCGCAGGAGGACTCGGCATCACGGCGATCACGGTGATGGATCAAAACAACACCATGGAAATCATGGATTTTCTCGCTGCGGGCTTTAACTTCCTGCCCTCGGTCCTTTTTTTCATCGGATTTTCCGCCCTCCTATTAGGCTGGGTACCGAAACTTGGAAAACTTGTGTATGTATATCTCATCTATTCCTTTTTTCTGAATTATTTTGAAGGGATCCTGGACTTGCCGGAATGGTTTTTAAATACCGCGGTCCAGAGCTGGATTCCCAGAATGCCCATGGAAAGTTTCGAATTAATCACCTTCACGGTTCTGACCCTGATCAGTCTTTCCTTTATGGGAATTGGCTACATCGGTTATAAGGGAAGGGATTTGGATGAACGGGCCTAA
- a CDS encoding ABC transporter ATP-binding protein, producing MTEIARVEGLKKAFGRIQALQDVSFMVKAGEVVGFIGPNGAGKSTTVRILLGIIKADAGEVKIFGKDAWKDSFEIHKRISYVPGEVALWGGLTGGEIIDLFIKLHGGGDQEKRDYLIERFELDPKKKAKSYSKGNRQKVGLIAALSVDSDFYIFDEPTSGLDPLMEAIFQEEVEKIKKAGKSILLSSHILSEVERLADKVVIIRQGEIVESGTLDELRHLTRSTITVGTKGDVAAMASLDGVHDFVQKEGQATFSADPEFLDGILAEASKLGVKKFEAVPPTLEDLFMRHYEGE from the coding sequence ATGACAGAAATTGCAAGAGTAGAAGGGTTAAAGAAAGCCTTCGGAAGAATTCAAGCATTACAGGATGTGAGCTTCATGGTAAAGGCCGGAGAAGTGGTGGGATTTATCGGGCCTAATGGTGCGGGGAAATCCACCACGGTTCGTATATTACTTGGAATTATCAAGGCCGATGCCGGCGAGGTAAAAATATTCGGGAAGGACGCCTGGAAGGACAGTTTTGAAATTCATAAACGAATTTCCTATGTCCCCGGAGAAGTGGCCCTGTGGGGAGGACTCACCGGCGGTGAAATTATTGACCTGTTTATCAAACTCCATGGAGGGGGCGATCAGGAAAAGCGGGATTATTTAATCGAGCGTTTTGAACTGGACCCGAAGAAAAAAGCCAAAAGCTATTCCAAGGGAAATCGTCAAAAAGTGGGCTTGATTGCAGCGCTATCCGTGGATTCGGATTTTTACATCTTTGATGAGCCGACCTCGGGGCTGGATCCCTTGATGGAAGCCATCTTTCAGGAGGAAGTGGAAAAGATTAAAAAAGCCGGGAAATCCATATTACTTTCCTCCCATATTCTAAGTGAGGTGGAACGTTTAGCGGATAAGGTGGTGATTATCCGCCAGGGGGAAATTGTAGAATCCGGTACCCTGGATGAACTCCGACATTTAACCCGGTCCACCATCACCGTGGGCACAAAGGGGGACGTGGCTGCTATGGCCTCCTTAGACGGGGTCCATGATTTTGTGCAAAAAGAGGGACAAGCCACCTTTTCCGCGGACCCTGAATTTCTCGACGGGATCCTGGCCGAGGCCAGTAAACTGGGGGTAAAGAAATTTGAGGCGGTGCCCCCAACCCTGGAAGATTTATTTATGCGCCACTATGAAGGGGAATAG
- a CDS encoding TetR/AcrR family transcriptional regulator — MYSNFHKLKEEKKKQILSSAMEEFRQYGFEKASTIEIAKNAKISKGALFNYFNTKRDLYVYLIDYSLQVIEGFYEKIDLTEQDLFKRIENVGLLKLYTQQKYPYVFDFLTSTREEGSPEVKEIIIEKTEYIYKQGISKIYQNIDYSKFREDIDIEKAVEVINWTMLGFSEKSIRQLGGFENIHKFGETFLQEWKAYGEMLKKCYYK, encoded by the coding sequence ATGTACTCGAATTTCCATAAACTAAAAGAAGAAAAGAAAAAGCAAATATTAAGCAGTGCCATGGAGGAGTTTCGTCAATACGGGTTTGAGAAAGCCTCCACTATTGAAATTGCAAAGAACGCTAAAATTTCGAAGGGAGCTCTGTTTAATTATTTCAATACAAAAAGGGATCTGTATGTCTATTTAATCGATTATAGCCTTCAAGTGATTGAGGGGTTTTATGAGAAAATTGATTTAACAGAACAGGATCTTTTTAAGCGCATCGAAAATGTGGGCCTCCTTAAATTATACACCCAGCAAAAGTATCCTTACGTTTTTGATTTTCTCACCTCTACCAGAGAGGAAGGTTCCCCGGAGGTTAAAGAGATTATTATAGAGAAGACGGAGTACATTTATAAACAGGGGATCTCAAAAATCTATCAAAACATTGATTATTCTAAATTCCGGGAGGATATCGACATTGAAAAAGCGGTGGAGGTCATAAACTGGACGATGCTTGGGTTTTCCGAGAAATCGATTAGACAGCTGGGCGGCTTTGAGAATATCCACAAATTTGGGGAGACCTTCCTACAAGAATGGAAGGCGTATGGGGAAATGTTGAAAAAATGCTATTATAAATAA
- a CDS encoding YkoF family thiamine/hydroxymethylpyrimidine-binding protein, with amino-acid sequence MHPVPKAPLTSCEITYFPIDAKNYLEDIDKVLEIIKSYPVTVEIGILSTTIQGSSKEIFGLLQEIYHTMDEENCNFTISVMLSNICGCDP; translated from the coding sequence ATGCACCCTGTACCAAAAGCCCCGTTGACCTCCTGTGAAATAACCTATTTTCCCATTGATGCAAAGAACTATCTGGAGGATATCGATAAAGTGCTGGAAATCATCAAATCCTATCCGGTAACCGTGGAGATCGGCATACTCTCCACGACGATCCAGGGAAGCTCAAAAGAGATCTTTGGGCTGCTACAAGAGATTTACCATACCATGGATGAAGAAAACTGTAATTTTACCATCAGTGTGATGCTATCCAATATCTGCGGCTGTGATCCATAA
- a CDS encoding class I SAM-dependent methyltransferase produces MAVFDRESKEYDQWYESTMGQFVDEVETKLAFRMLKPKKGMKVLDVGCGTGNFSIKLAKMGCDVVGIDLSEEMLKIAKDKAKKEELAIAFHNMDVYHLDFPDNEFDAVFSMAAFEFIKDPNRAYGEMYRVLKPGGQMLIGTINKNSSWGRLYLSKEFQENTVFQYADFKTKEEMEELDQDHLMDSKECLFVPPDSDEEEFTMEREQALSQKERGGFICTLYQKPR; encoded by the coding sequence ATGGCGGTTTTTGACCGGGAATCCAAGGAATACGATCAGTGGTACGAAAGTACCATGGGACAATTTGTTGATGAAGTGGAAACCAAACTGGCATTTCGTATGTTGAAGCCGAAAAAGGGCATGAAGGTATTGGATGTGGGCTGCGGCACCGGGAATTTCAGCATCAAGCTCGCCAAAATGGGGTGTGATGTGGTAGGGATTGATCTTTCCGAGGAAATGCTAAAAATAGCCAAGGATAAGGCGAAAAAAGAGGAACTGGCTATTGCTTTTCATAATATGGATGTGTATCATTTAGACTTTCCCGACAATGAGTTTGACGCGGTTTTCTCCATGGCGGCCTTTGAATTTATTAAGGATCCGAATAGGGCTTACGGCGAAATGTATCGGGTGTTAAAGCCCGGAGGGCAGATGCTGATCGGTACCATCAATAAAAACAGCAGCTGGGGACGTTTATATTTATCAAAGGAGTTTCAGGAAAATACGGTCTTTCAATATGCGGATTTTAAAACCAAGGAGGAAATGGAAGAGCTGGATCAGGATCATCTGATGGATTCGAAAGAGTGTCTGTTTGTTCCTCCGGATTCCGATGAAGAAGAATTTACCATGGAAAGGGAACAAGCCCTGTCCCAAAAAGAAAGGGGAGGATTTATATGCACCCTGTACCAAAAGCCCCGTTGA
- a CDS encoding carboxymuconolactone decarboxylase family protein codes for MDKKKLEEEFKEEIGFVPPGIMVAKNFGEDFQKIISEYHHEIWGEGAIPLKYRYLIALATAVFDENETRAKLEMGKAIKNGANKEEILEVLKQQVWMKGAPTLVQIVPLIKYMESKFNPPEEKSPEAEK; via the coding sequence ATGGATAAGAAAAAGTTAGAGGAAGAATTCAAAGAGGAAATAGGATTTGTGCCTCCCGGTATTATGGTAGCCAAAAATTTCGGGGAAGACTTTCAAAAGATTATAAGTGAGTATCATCACGAAATATGGGGAGAGGGTGCAATTCCTCTAAAATACCGGTATTTAATCGCCCTGGCCACGGCTGTATTTGATGAAAATGAAACCAGGGCCAAGCTGGAAATGGGTAAGGCCATTAAGAATGGGGCAAATAAAGAGGAAATCCTGGAGGTACTTAAACAACAGGTATGGATGAAGGGGGCGCCCACCCTGGTGCAAATAGTTCCCTTGATCAAATATATGGAAAGCAAATTCAACCCTCCGGAAGAAAAGTCACCGGAGGCGGAAAAATAA
- a CDS encoding class I SAM-dependent methyltransferase — protein MKDTEKIRKRYDRISKIYDALEQPMELMALKQWRREMTEALKGKVLEIGVGTGKNIPYYPESADITAIDFSEKMLAKARAKAKKHQKNVELLHMDAQNMSFEDDTFDVVFTTCVFCSVPDPIKGLKEIKRVCKPEGKIIMLEHVRSEKKIIGPLMDLFNPLTVNLYGANINRRTVENIQKAGFHNVEVKNLAGDIVKKILIRNEK, from the coding sequence ATGAAGGATACGGAAAAAATCCGAAAAAGATATGATCGAATTTCAAAAATTTATGATGCGCTGGAGCAGCCCATGGAACTGATGGCCCTGAAGCAGTGGAGACGGGAAATGACGGAAGCCCTAAAAGGCAAAGTATTGGAAATTGGGGTAGGCACCGGTAAGAACATTCCCTATTACCCGGAAAGTGCTGACATAACCGCCATTGATTTCAGTGAAAAGATGCTTGCCAAAGCACGAGCAAAGGCAAAGAAACATCAGAAAAATGTGGAGCTCCTTCACATGGATGCCCAAAATATGAGCTTTGAAGATGACACCTTTGATGTGGTGTTTACCACCTGTGTTTTTTGTTCCGTTCCGGATCCGATAAAAGGGCTGAAAGAAATTAAAAGGGTCTGCAAACCGGAGGGTAAGATTATCATGCTTGAACATGTTCGCAGTGAGAAAAAAATCATCGGTCCGCTGATGGACTTGTTTAATCCTCTCACCGTTAACCTATACGGAGCAAACATTAACCGACGCACCGTAGAAAATATTCAAAAAGCAGGCTTTCATAATGTTGAAGTGAAAAATCTGGCAGGGGACATCGTAAAGAAAATCCTCATTCGAAATGAAAAATAA
- a CDS encoding DUF2933 domain-containing protein has protein sequence MNHKGKGHGWMMVLCLIPIAAIFLLPRFGVELGPLGRMAPYAIFLICPIMHIGMMVFMFKDKKGEGHHGEEAVEQNRQ, from the coding sequence ATGAATCATAAAGGTAAAGGTCACGGATGGATGATGGTGCTTTGTTTAATCCCTATAGCGGCGATTTTCTTATTGCCAAGGTTCGGGGTGGAGTTAGGTCCCCTGGGAAGAATGGCTCCCTATGCTATTTTTCTGATCTGTCCGATTATGCATATCGGGATGATGGTATTTATGTTTAAAGATAAAAAAGGGGAGGGGCATCATGGAGAGGAAGCCGTAGAGCAAAACCGGCAGTAG
- a CDS encoding NAD(P)H-dependent oxidoreductase subunit E — translation MMKVEICEHCAGEEMEEVIQGFKDFEEALKEKSMTLNVEKTGCLGSCQGPVVRVNGKVYTEVHPNEVEGIVSEVLKQG, via the coding sequence ATGATGAAAGTAGAAATATGTGAGCACTGTGCAGGAGAGGAAATGGAGGAAGTGATACAGGGTTTTAAAGATTTCGAAGAGGCGCTGAAGGAAAAGTCAATGACGCTGAATGTTGAAAAAACCGGATGCCTGGGTTCATGCCAAGGACCGGTTGTTCGTGTGAACGGCAAAGTATACACGGAAGTTCACCCAAATGAGGTTGAAGGGATTGTCTCAGAGGTTCTTAAGCAAGGGTAA
- a CDS encoding copper-translocating P-type ATPase, with protein MKEENKDHAKEHSSVEEKSNERDNGHGAHENHENHEDHENHENHENHGSKDEHGDHHDHHAMMVADFKKRFFVSFILMIPILILSPMIQMFMGVDLRFAGDSYLLFILSTLLFFYGGKPFLTGAVEEFKKKSPAMMMLIALAITVAYVYSSLTVFVLPGDEFFWELATLIVIMLLGHWIEMKSIMGASNALNELVKLMPETAHRIGDNGDTEEVPLNRLKAGDRVLVKPSEKVPIDGAVFEGSSSVDESMITGESVPVDKGEGDEIVGGSINGDGVLKFTVSRVGDETFLSQVIKMVKEAQESKSRSQRLADIAAKWLFYIAVTAGVVTFTLWMVIGGDVEFAIVRAVTVVIISCPHALGLATPLVTAVSTSIGAKKGLLVRDRGAFENARKINAIVFDKTGTLTEGQFGVTDIQEVGTSKEELLSIAYSVELNSEHPIAKGIVNKGKEENVKRMEVADYRNITGKGLEAKVDGRNIKVVSPGFMRGENISFEDEQYEKMAKEGKTVVFVLEEKKLLGFIALSDIIRESAKEAVTKLKSMGVESIMLTGDNQRVADHVGREIGIDTIFAEVLPGEKAAKVEALHQEGKTVAMTGDGVNDAPALAKANLGIAIGAGTDVAIETADVILVKSNPLDVVNILKLSRATYRKMLQNLAWATGYNIVAIPLAAGILYNQGIIISPAVGAGLMSLSTVIVAINARLLRIN; from the coding sequence ATGAAAGAAGAAAACAAGGATCATGCCAAAGAGCATAGCTCAGTTGAGGAGAAAAGCAACGAAAGGGACAATGGACATGGAGCCCATGAAAACCATGAAAACCATGAAGACCATGAAAATCATGAAAATCATGAAAACCATGGCAGTAAGGATGAGCACGGAGACCATCACGACCATCACGCCATGATGGTTGCAGACTTCAAGAAGCGATTTTTTGTTTCCTTTATCCTGATGATTCCAATTCTTATCCTATCACCGATGATTCAGATGTTCATGGGGGTAGACCTTCGGTTTGCCGGGGATTCCTATCTGCTATTTATTCTGTCCACTCTGCTGTTTTTCTACGGAGGAAAACCCTTTCTAACCGGGGCGGTAGAGGAGTTTAAGAAAAAATCACCGGCGATGATGATGCTCATCGCTCTAGCCATCACCGTGGCTTACGTATACAGCTCGCTGACCGTATTTGTACTTCCCGGAGACGAATTTTTCTGGGAACTGGCCACCCTGATCGTCATCATGCTTCTGGGCCACTGGATTGAAATGAAATCCATCATGGGGGCATCCAACGCCTTAAATGAACTGGTAAAGTTAATGCCGGAGACCGCCCATCGGATTGGAGACAACGGGGATACGGAAGAGGTGCCGCTAAACCGTTTAAAAGCCGGAGACAGGGTGCTGGTCAAACCCAGTGAAAAGGTACCGATTGACGGAGCGGTCTTTGAGGGGAGCTCTTCCGTTGATGAATCCATGATCACGGGAGAATCGGTTCCCGTGGATAAGGGAGAAGGCGATGAAATTGTAGGGGGATCCATTAACGGCGACGGCGTCTTAAAGTTTACCGTAAGCCGCGTGGGGGATGAGACCTTTCTTTCCCAGGTAATCAAGATGGTGAAAGAAGCTCAGGAATCCAAATCCAGATCCCAGCGACTGGCGGATATTGCGGCCAAATGGTTGTTTTACATTGCCGTGACCGCAGGGGTTGTCACTTTTACCCTGTGGATGGTGATCGGCGGAGACGTGGAGTTTGCCATTGTCCGGGCGGTTACCGTGGTGATTATTTCCTGTCCCCATGCCCTGGGCCTTGCAACGCCATTGGTTACGGCGGTATCCACAAGTATCGGAGCAAAGAAGGGTCTGTTGGTAAGAGACCGGGGAGCTTTTGAAAATGCACGAAAAATCAACGCCATCGTCTTTGACAAAACCGGAACCCTGACGGAAGGACAGTTTGGCGTGACGGACATTCAGGAAGTTGGAACATCTAAAGAGGAACTGCTGTCCATTGCTTACTCCGTTGAGCTGAACTCGGAACATCCCATTGCCAAGGGGATTGTAAATAAGGGTAAGGAAGAAAATGTGAAACGAATGGAAGTTGCGGACTACCGAAATATTACGGGAAAAGGGCTGGAAGCGAAAGTGGACGGACGAAATATCAAAGTGGTCAGCCCCGGATTTATGCGGGGGGAAAACATTTCCTTTGAGGATGAACAGTATGAGAAAATGGCTAAGGAAGGGAAAACCGTGGTGTTCGTCCTGGAAGAGAAGAAGCTGCTGGGCTTTATTGCCCTATCCGACATTATCCGGGAATCCGCAAAAGAAGCGGTGACAAAACTTAAAAGTATGGGTGTGGAATCCATTATGCTTACCGGGGACAATCAGCGGGTAGCGGATCATGTAGGACGGGAAATCGGGATCGATACGATTTTTGCCGAGGTCCTGCCCGGGGAAAAGGCAGCAAAGGTCGAAGCCCTTCATCAAGAGGGAAAAACCGTTGCCATGACCGGTGACGGGGTCAACGATGCCCCGGCCCTTGCCAAGGCGAATTTAGGGATTGCCATCGGTGCCGGGACGGACGTAGCCATTGAAACGGCGGATGTGATTCTGGTCAAAAGCAACCCCTTAGACGTGGTCAATATCCTGAAACTCTCCCGGGCAACCTACCGAAAAATGCTTCAGAACCTGGCCTGGGCAACGGGGTACAATATTGTTGCCATCCCCCTTGCAGCGGGAATCCTATATAATCAGGGAATCATCATCAGCCCGGCGGTGGGTGCGGGACTGATGTCCCTTAGTACCGTAATTGTTGCCATTAATGCACGGCTGTTAAGGATCAACTAG